The following are from one region of the Nocardioides marmotae genome:
- a CDS encoding ABC transporter ATP-binding protein, whose translation MTPPPSGHPVEVRDLHVRFGEVEAVTGVDLLAEAGQATALLGRNGAGKSTTMRVLAGVVPPTSGAATVAGHDVRRDPLAVKRAVGYCPDVGGLVPRATPWEHLQVSARLRRLHRTDPAWEQRARDLLERFELGDVAHRVTAGFSHGMGRRLSVVLAVLHEPQVLLLDEPFDGVDPIGVEATMAAIDDARARGACVLVSTHLRELAVEACSTVTVLRGGARVATATATEMAGEEGARAYRGLLD comes from the coding sequence GTGACCCCTCCCCCCAGCGGCCACCCCGTCGAGGTGCGCGACCTGCACGTCCGCTTCGGCGAGGTCGAGGCCGTGACCGGCGTGGACCTCCTCGCCGAGGCCGGCCAGGCGACCGCGCTGCTCGGGCGCAACGGCGCCGGCAAGTCCACGACGATGCGGGTGCTGGCCGGCGTGGTGCCGCCGACCTCCGGCGCCGCGACCGTGGCCGGCCACGACGTACGCCGCGACCCGCTGGCGGTCAAGCGCGCGGTCGGCTACTGCCCCGACGTCGGCGGGCTCGTGCCCCGGGCCACCCCCTGGGAGCACCTGCAGGTCTCGGCCCGCCTGCGCCGGCTGCACCGCACCGACCCGGCCTGGGAGCAGCGCGCCCGCGACCTGCTCGAGCGCTTCGAGCTCGGCGACGTCGCCCACCGGGTGACCGCCGGCTTCTCCCACGGCATGGGCCGGCGGCTCTCGGTCGTGCTCGCGGTGCTCCACGAGCCGCAGGTGCTGCTGCTCGACGAGCCCTTCGACGGCGTCGACCCGATCGGCGTCGAGGCGACGATGGCCGCCATCGACGACGCCCGCGCGCGCGGCGCGTGCGTCCTGGTCTCCACCCACCTGCGCGAGCTCGCCGTCGAGGCGTGCAGCACCGTCACCGTGCTGCGCGGCGGCGCCCGCGTCGCCACCGCCACCGCGACCGAGATGGCCGGCGAGGAGGGCGCGCGTGCCTACCGCGGCCTCCTGGACTAG
- a CDS encoding IS30 family transposase, giving the protein MPKLFSYETRDEFFELVCGGFSLQRAAEVVGVSADAATSWWRSSGLVTPVIQYGAVGGLPGTAAPGVPGAQGPDEPGRQRRPLTSEDRSAIAVGLMCKCSYAQIGAMIGRDKSVVWREVARNRGPDGSYWAPVAHRAAHERRRRPKDFKLVVNRGLCRRIEAWMDEGWSPGLIAAMLRHQHPHMIMDRVSHETIYRALYVQTRGSLRKDLAAQLLTKRRTRKPHGAVDGRGKSLYREAFTISQRPAEAADRAVPGHWEGDLILGAGNRSAVGTLVERSTRFVILLHLPGRHDAASVAEAMIREMSQLPIHLRRSLTWDRGSELANYRDVEARLEMPVFFCDPHSPWQRGTNENTNRLLRFWLEKGTDLSLHTADDLARIAATLNRRPRPTLDLKTPAQALAELLANPAAA; this is encoded by the coding sequence TTGCCGAAGTTGTTCTCGTACGAGACGCGTGATGAGTTCTTCGAGTTGGTCTGTGGTGGGTTCTCTTTGCAGAGAGCCGCGGAGGTTGTCGGGGTGTCGGCTGATGCTGCGACCAGCTGGTGGCGATCCTCGGGGCTTGTGACTCCCGTGATCCAGTACGGCGCTGTGGGTGGCCTTCCCGGTACCGCCGCCCCGGGTGTACCCGGCGCCCAGGGCCCCGACGAACCAGGCCGGCAGCGGCGGCCGTTGACCAGCGAGGACCGCTCCGCGATCGCGGTCGGGCTGATGTGCAAGTGCTCGTATGCGCAGATCGGGGCGATGATCGGGCGCGACAAGTCCGTGGTGTGGCGTGAGGTGGCCCGCAACCGCGGCCCGGACGGCTCGTACTGGGCGCCGGTCGCGCACCGGGCCGCGCACGAGCGCCGCCGCCGGCCCAAGGACTTCAAGCTGGTCGTGAACCGCGGCCTGTGTCGTCGGATCGAGGCCTGGATGGACGAGGGCTGGTCCCCGGGGCTGATCGCGGCCATGCTGCGCCACCAGCACCCGCACATGATCATGGACCGTGTGTCGCACGAGACGATCTACCGGGCGCTGTACGTCCAGACCCGCGGCAGCCTGCGCAAGGACCTCGCCGCGCAACTGCTGACCAAGCGGCGCACCCGCAAGCCCCACGGCGCGGTCGACGGACGCGGGAAGTCGCTGTACCGGGAGGCGTTCACGATCAGCCAGCGGCCCGCCGAAGCAGCCGACCGCGCGGTCCCCGGGCACTGGGAAGGCGACCTGATCTTGGGAGCCGGCAACCGCTCGGCGGTCGGCACCCTGGTCGAGCGGTCCACCCGGTTCGTGATCCTGCTGCACCTGCCCGGCCGCCATGACGCCGCTTCGGTCGCCGAGGCGATGATCCGCGAGATGAGCCAGCTACCGATCCACCTGCGGCGATCCCTGACCTGGGACCGCGGATCTGAGCTGGCCAACTACCGCGACGTCGAGGCTCGCCTCGAGATGCCGGTCTTCTTCTGCGACCCCCACTCGCCCTGGCAACGCGGCACGAACGAGAACACCAACCGGCTGCTGCGGTTCTGGCTCGAGAAGGGCACCGACCTCTCACTCCACACCGCCGACGACCTCGCCCGGATCGCCGCCACCCTCAACCGCCGTCCCCGGCCTACCCTCGACCTCAAAACCCCAGCCCAAGCGCTGGCCGAACTGCTCGCCAACCCGGCAGCAGCATGA
- a CDS encoding 3-hydroxyacyl-CoA dehydrogenase NAD-binding domain-containing protein, producing the protein MTTSTTEQTAVRYERDADGIVTLTLDDPNQSANTMNELYISSMRDAVERLYAEEADVTGVVVASAKKTFFAGGDLKKMVTATREDAADVFAMAEGVKAALRKLELFPKPVVAAINGAALGGGLEICLATNHRIAVDSSSVIVGLPEVSLGLLPGGGGVTRIVRMFGLQEGLMGFLLEGKQFKAAQAKEKGLVDELVATREELVPAAKAWIKANPEASKNPWDAPGYKMPGGSPKSPALAGFLPAFPALLRKQTKGAVYPAARAILSAAVEGAQVDFDTASRIESRYLTNLVVNQGSKNMIQAFFTDLQAIKSGSLRPQGIEPWKATKVGVLGAGMMGAGIAYVCARAGMEVVLKDVSAENAAKGKAYSEKINAKAVSRGKLTEEKSAEMLGRILATGDPADLAGCDLVIEAVFEDPALKAKVFAEVAPYVNDDALLCSNTSTLPITELAEGVDRPKDFIGLHFFSPVDKMPLVEIIKGAETSDVALAKAYDVVQQIKKTPIVVNDSRGFYTSRVIGFMVNEGMAMLAEGVQPWTIERATTQAGYPAPVLQLSDELNLELMDKIAKATRAAAERDGLDLAEHPGTAVVGRMLEAGRPGRLRGAGFYEYDESGKRQTLWSGLGELFPLAEEQPPIQDCKDRMLFAEALETAKCFEEGVITSAAAANIGSIMGIGFPPMTGGAAQFMTGYEGTDGEIGLAAFVKRADELAEKYGDRFRPTQYLRDLAASGGSFPA; encoded by the coding sequence ATGACCACGAGCACCACCGAGCAGACCGCTGTCCGCTACGAGCGCGACGCGGACGGGATCGTCACCCTGACCCTCGACGACCCGAACCAGTCGGCGAACACGATGAACGAGCTCTACATCTCCTCGATGCGGGACGCCGTCGAGCGCCTGTACGCCGAGGAGGCCGACGTCACCGGCGTCGTCGTGGCGAGCGCCAAGAAGACCTTCTTCGCCGGCGGCGACCTGAAGAAGATGGTCACCGCCACCCGTGAGGACGCCGCCGACGTCTTCGCGATGGCCGAGGGCGTCAAGGCCGCCCTCCGCAAGCTCGAGCTCTTCCCGAAGCCGGTCGTGGCCGCGATCAACGGCGCCGCCCTCGGCGGTGGCCTCGAGATCTGCCTGGCCACCAACCACCGCATCGCCGTGGACTCCTCCTCGGTGATCGTGGGCCTGCCCGAGGTCAGCCTCGGCCTGCTCCCCGGCGGCGGCGGCGTGACCCGCATCGTGCGGATGTTCGGCCTGCAGGAGGGCCTGATGGGCTTCCTGCTCGAGGGCAAGCAGTTCAAGGCCGCCCAGGCCAAGGAGAAGGGCCTGGTCGACGAGCTGGTCGCCACCCGCGAGGAGCTCGTCCCGGCCGCGAAGGCCTGGATCAAGGCCAACCCCGAGGCCAGCAAGAACCCGTGGGACGCCCCCGGCTACAAGATGCCCGGCGGCTCCCCGAAGTCCCCGGCGCTGGCCGGCTTCCTCCCGGCGTTCCCCGCCCTGCTGCGCAAGCAGACCAAGGGCGCGGTCTACCCGGCCGCCCGCGCGATCCTGTCCGCGGCCGTCGAGGGCGCCCAGGTCGACTTCGACACCGCCTCGCGGATCGAGTCGCGCTACCTGACCAACCTCGTGGTCAACCAGGGCTCGAAGAACATGATCCAGGCGTTCTTCACCGACCTGCAGGCCATCAAGTCCGGCTCGCTCCGCCCGCAGGGCATCGAGCCGTGGAAGGCCACCAAGGTCGGCGTCCTCGGCGCCGGCATGATGGGCGCGGGCATCGCCTACGTGTGCGCCCGGGCCGGCATGGAGGTCGTGCTCAAGGACGTCTCGGCCGAGAACGCCGCCAAGGGCAAGGCCTACTCGGAGAAGATCAACGCCAAGGCCGTCTCCCGCGGGAAGCTCACCGAGGAGAAGTCCGCCGAGATGCTCGGCCGGATCCTCGCCACCGGTGACCCCGCGGACCTGGCCGGCTGCGACCTGGTCATCGAGGCCGTCTTCGAGGACCCGGCGCTCAAGGCGAAGGTCTTCGCCGAGGTGGCGCCGTACGTCAACGACGACGCGCTGCTGTGCTCCAACACCTCGACGCTCCCGATCACCGAGCTCGCCGAGGGCGTGGACCGGCCCAAGGACTTCATCGGCCTGCACTTCTTCAGCCCCGTCGACAAGATGCCGCTGGTCGAGATCATCAAGGGCGCCGAGACCTCCGACGTCGCCCTGGCCAAGGCCTACGACGTGGTCCAGCAGATCAAGAAGACCCCGATCGTCGTCAACGACAGCCGCGGCTTCTACACCTCGCGGGTCATCGGCTTCATGGTCAACGAGGGCATGGCGATGCTCGCCGAGGGCGTCCAGCCCTGGACGATCGAGCGCGCGACCACCCAGGCCGGCTACCCGGCCCCGGTGCTCCAGCTCTCCGACGAGCTCAACCTCGAGCTGATGGACAAGATCGCCAAGGCCACCCGGGCCGCCGCCGAGCGCGACGGCCTCGACCTGGCCGAGCACCCGGGCACCGCCGTCGTCGGCCGGATGCTCGAGGCGGGCCGTCCGGGCCGCCTGCGCGGCGCCGGCTTCTACGAGTACGACGAGTCCGGCAAGCGCCAGACCCTGTGGTCGGGCCTGGGCGAGCTGTTCCCGCTCGCCGAGGAGCAGCCCCCGATCCAGGACTGCAAGGACCGGATGCTCTTCGCCGAGGCGCTCGAGACCGCGAAGTGCTTCGAGGAGGGCGTCATCACCTCGGCGGCCGCCGCGAACATCGGCTCGATCATGGGCATCGGCTTCCCCCCGATGACCGGTGGTGCCGCGCAGTTCATGACCGGCTACGAGGGCACTGACGGCGAGATCGGCCTCGCGGCGTTCGTCAAGCGTGCCGACGAGCTGGCCGAGAAGTACGGCGACCGGTTCCGCCCGACGCAGTACCTCCGCGACCTCGCCGCCTCCGGCGGGTCCTTCCCCGCCTGA
- a CDS encoding acetyl-CoA C-acetyltransferase, with product MAEAFVYDHIRTPRGKGKAAGSLHEVKPVDLVVGLLDEIKDRNPSLDPARVDDVVLGVVSPVGDQGGDIAKTAALAAGYPDTVAGVQLNRFCASGLEAVNQAAGRVRSGFEDLILAGGVESMSRVPMGSDGGAWASDPATALKTGFVPQGIGADLIATIEGFSREDVDAFAAESHHRAAKAWANGYFSDAVLPVRDQSGLVILDRDEQIRPDTSVESLSGLKPSFAQIGADAGFDDVALEKYHWVEKINHVHHAGNSSGIVDGAAIMAIGSEQVGTELGLTPRARIISTAVSGADPTIMLTGPAPAARKALAKAGLEVGDIDLFEINEAFAAVALRFMRDMGINDEITNVNGGAIAMGHPLGATGAIILGTLIDELKRRDLRRGLATLCVGGGMGIATIVEVV from the coding sequence ATGGCAGAAGCATTCGTGTACGACCACATTCGTACGCCGCGTGGCAAGGGCAAGGCGGCCGGCTCGCTGCACGAGGTCAAGCCCGTCGACCTCGTGGTCGGCCTGCTGGACGAGATCAAGGACCGCAACCCCTCCCTGGACCCGGCGCGCGTCGACGACGTCGTGCTCGGTGTCGTCTCGCCGGTCGGCGACCAGGGCGGCGACATCGCCAAGACGGCCGCGCTCGCGGCCGGCTACCCCGACACGGTCGCGGGCGTGCAGCTCAACCGCTTCTGCGCCTCCGGTCTCGAGGCCGTCAACCAGGCCGCCGGCCGCGTCCGCTCCGGCTTCGAGGACCTGATCCTCGCCGGCGGCGTGGAGTCGATGAGCCGCGTGCCGATGGGCTCCGACGGCGGTGCCTGGGCCTCCGACCCGGCCACCGCGCTGAAGACCGGCTTCGTGCCCCAGGGCATCGGCGCCGACCTGATCGCCACCATCGAGGGCTTCAGCCGCGAGGACGTCGACGCGTTCGCCGCGGAGTCCCACCACCGCGCCGCGAAGGCCTGGGCCAACGGCTACTTCTCCGACGCCGTCCTCCCGGTCCGCGACCAGAGCGGCCTGGTCATCCTGGACCGCGACGAGCAGATCCGCCCCGACACCAGCGTCGAGAGCCTCTCGGGCCTCAAGCCGTCCTTCGCCCAGATCGGTGCCGACGCCGGCTTCGACGACGTGGCGCTGGAGAAGTACCACTGGGTCGAGAAGATCAACCACGTCCACCACGCCGGCAACTCCTCCGGCATCGTCGACGGCGCCGCGATCATGGCGATCGGCAGCGAGCAGGTCGGCACCGAGCTCGGCCTCACGCCCCGCGCGCGCATCATCTCCACCGCCGTCTCCGGTGCGGACCCGACGATCATGCTCACCGGCCCGGCGCCGGCGGCCCGCAAGGCGCTCGCCAAGGCCGGCCTCGAGGTCGGGGACATCGACCTGTTCGAGATCAACGAGGCGTTCGCCGCGGTCGCGCTGCGCTTCATGCGCGACATGGGCATCAACGACGAGATCACCAACGTCAACGGCGGCGCGATCGCGATGGGCCACCCGCTCGGCGCGACCGGCGCGATCATCCTCGGCACGCTCATCGACGAGCTCAAGCGCCGCGACCTGCGCCGCGGCCTCGCCACGCTCTGCGTCGGCGGCGGCATGGGGATCGCGACGATCGTGGAGGTGGTGTGA
- a CDS encoding MerR family transcriptional regulator has product MTQTEDRVEAARELLTLDELTSRVGMSVRNVRFYTTKGLVPPPIRRGRSGYYTSDHVARLELVRELQGHGFTLAAIEKYLAGIPDDAAPEDIALHRAMLAPWQAEVPEEMSRAGLERRAGRALDEEELATLEALGIVRSPRRGRFEVAVSQLPVGLGLLDLGFPTEAAVAAGQVYAAHGRQIAQELNELFRTMVWPAYKEAGAPPERIQQVVERLKPLSIASLVAAYESAMDEDRRARIAARASRES; this is encoded by the coding sequence GTGACGCAGACGGAGGATCGGGTGGAGGCCGCCCGCGAGCTGCTCACGCTCGACGAGCTCACGAGCCGGGTCGGCATGAGCGTGCGCAACGTGCGCTTCTACACGACCAAGGGCCTGGTGCCGCCGCCGATCCGGCGCGGCCGCAGCGGCTACTACACCTCCGACCACGTCGCCCGGCTGGAGCTGGTGCGCGAGCTCCAGGGCCACGGGTTCACCCTCGCCGCCATCGAGAAGTACCTCGCCGGGATCCCCGACGACGCCGCCCCCGAGGACATCGCGCTGCACCGGGCGATGCTCGCCCCCTGGCAGGCCGAGGTGCCCGAGGAGATGTCGCGCGCCGGGCTCGAGCGCCGGGCGGGCCGGGCGCTGGACGAGGAGGAGCTCGCCACGCTGGAGGCGCTGGGCATCGTGCGCAGCCCGCGGCGCGGCCGGTTCGAGGTGGCCGTCTCCCAGCTGCCGGTGGGGCTCGGGCTGCTCGACCTCGGGTTCCCCACCGAGGCCGCCGTCGCCGCGGGCCAGGTGTACGCCGCGCACGGCCGGCAGATCGCCCAGGAGCTCAACGAGCTGTTCCGGACCATGGTGTGGCCGGCGTACAAGGAGGCCGGCGCACCGCCCGAGCGGATCCAGCAGGTCGTCGAGCGGCTCAAGCCGCTCTCGATCGCCAGCCTGGTCGCGGCCTACGAGTCCGCGATGGACGAGGACCGCCGGGCCCGGATCGCCGCCCGCGCGAGCCGGGAGTCCTAG
- a CDS encoding NAD(P)H-binding protein, translated as MSTVLVTGATGFVGARLVPELLERGHTVKAMTRHPDTYDGPGKPVFGDVHDPGSLAEALEDVDVAIYLVHSLDDGDFERKDADAARGFGLAAAASGVRQVVYLGGLGAEGEALSAHLRSRREVEQLLGEAGVPVTVLRAAIVVGSGGISWEMTRRLVKNLPAMIVPRWASTRTQPIAIADVVRYLAGVVDVPEALGRVFEVGGADQLTYADMLAQAGAVMHGRRLPIVHVPFGTPVLSQYWIKLVTGVDATTAANLIESMGNEVVVTDPAIRDLVPGEPLTYIEAVEAALAEDREASRR; from the coding sequence ATGAGCACCGTCCTGGTCACGGGCGCGACCGGCTTCGTCGGCGCCCGGCTCGTCCCCGAGCTGCTCGAGCGCGGGCACACGGTGAAGGCGATGACGCGTCACCCCGACACCTACGACGGCCCCGGGAAGCCGGTCTTCGGCGACGTCCACGACCCGGGCTCGCTCGCCGAGGCGCTCGAGGACGTGGACGTGGCGATCTACCTCGTGCACTCCCTCGACGACGGCGACTTCGAGCGCAAGGACGCCGACGCGGCCCGGGGCTTCGGGCTCGCCGCGGCCGCGAGCGGCGTCCGGCAGGTCGTCTACCTCGGCGGGCTCGGCGCCGAGGGCGAGGCGCTCTCGGCCCACCTCCGCTCCCGCCGCGAGGTCGAGCAGCTGCTCGGCGAGGCCGGCGTGCCGGTGACGGTCCTGCGGGCCGCGATCGTCGTCGGCTCCGGCGGGATCTCCTGGGAGATGACCCGGCGGCTGGTGAAGAACCTGCCCGCGATGATCGTCCCCCGCTGGGCTTCCACCCGCACCCAGCCGATCGCGATCGCCGACGTCGTGCGCTACCTCGCCGGTGTCGTCGACGTGCCCGAGGCGCTCGGCCGGGTCTTCGAGGTCGGCGGCGCCGACCAGCTGACGTACGCCGACATGCTCGCCCAGGCCGGTGCGGTCATGCACGGGCGCCGACTGCCGATCGTGCACGTGCCGTTCGGCACGCCGGTCCTGTCGCAGTACTGGATCAAGCTGGTCACCGGCGTCGACGCCACCACCGCCGCGAACCTGATCGAGTCGATGGGCAACGAGGTCGTCGTCACCGACCCCGCCATCCGCGACCTCGTCCCCGGTGAGCCGCTCACCTACATCGAGGCCGTCGAGGCCGCCCTCGCCGAGGACCGGGAGGCGTCCCGGCGGTAG
- a CDS encoding CPBP family intramembrane glutamic endopeptidase, with the protein MSTVQTWLRRALWDVVPRDHRQTAAALRRRQVVTVAVVVIGAVVLGLSLRIDPGSGWFYLSTAALAGVWTVGAFASGPLHLGRIAWRDGLARPIVTPVLLGAAIVGVFVLGGLVIREIPFLQQQVSSVLDYADQGSLPLLVVITAVNGIAEELFFRGAAYAAIPHRPVLWTTVAYVVATAATGNVMLAFAAILLGVVVGLERRASGGILAPILTHCTWSLSMLLVLPPIIG; encoded by the coding sequence GTGAGCACCGTCCAGACCTGGCTGCGCCGAGCGCTGTGGGACGTCGTCCCGCGCGACCACCGCCAGACCGCCGCCGCCCTGCGGCGGCGGCAGGTGGTGACGGTCGCGGTCGTCGTCATCGGCGCGGTCGTGCTCGGCCTCTCGCTGCGCATCGACCCGGGCAGCGGCTGGTTCTACCTCTCCACCGCGGCCCTGGCCGGCGTCTGGACGGTCGGCGCGTTCGCGTCCGGCCCGCTCCACCTCGGCCGGATCGCCTGGCGCGACGGGCTCGCCCGCCCGATCGTCACCCCGGTCCTGCTCGGCGCAGCGATCGTCGGGGTGTTCGTGCTCGGCGGGCTGGTGATCCGCGAGATCCCGTTCCTCCAGCAGCAGGTCAGCTCGGTCCTCGACTACGCCGACCAGGGCTCGCTGCCGCTGCTGGTGGTGATCACCGCCGTCAACGGCATCGCCGAGGAGCTGTTCTTCCGCGGCGCGGCGTACGCCGCCATCCCGCACCGCCCGGTCCTGTGGACGACCGTCGCCTACGTCGTCGCCACCGCCGCGACCGGCAACGTGATGCTCGCCTTCGCCGCGATCCTCCTCGGCGTGGTCGTCGGCCTCGAGCGGCGCGCCTCTGGCGGCATCCTCGCGCCGATCCTCACCCACTGCACCTGGTCGCTCTCGATGCTGCTCGTCCTGCCGCCGATCATCGGCTGA
- a CDS encoding DEAD/DEAH box helicase: protein MPAFTTLGVPADLTAVLADRGITEPTPIQAKTLPDSLAGRDVLGRGRTGSGKTYAFLLPLVARLAASGRPATARKPRALVLAPTRELVGQIEEALKPLADAAGLTTMTVFGGVGQNPQVRSLRSGVDILLACPGRLEDLIGQGHCDLGAVEVTVLDEADHMADLGFLPAVRRLLDATPSRGQRLLFSATLDKAIDVLVKRFLHEPVVHQADSAQSPVSAMDHHVLHLNREHRLPVLVDLASAPGRTVVFTRTKHGAKALTRQLNKSGVPTVELHGNLSQNARTRNMEAFHTGKASTLVATDIAARGIHVDDVTLVVHADPPAEHKAYLHRSGRTARAGAAGTVVTLMTDEQVRDVRDLTRAAGIKPTITRMATATDPVLVSLAPGERSTIPGGLVVEAPAPTAGARSGGGSARSGSGSGAPRRSSRGGRGRSGGPGGQGGQSSTGGQAKAGGSKPAGSGQGRGRRTGGASSGGAAAGGSRHTAASFSTGRR, encoded by the coding sequence ATGCCTGCCTTCACCACCCTCGGCGTCCCCGCCGACCTCACCGCCGTCCTCGCGGACCGCGGCATCACCGAGCCCACCCCGATCCAGGCCAAGACGCTGCCGGACTCCCTCGCGGGTCGCGACGTCCTGGGCCGCGGCCGCACCGGCTCCGGCAAGACCTACGCCTTCCTCCTCCCGCTCGTCGCCCGCCTGGCCGCCTCCGGCCGCCCGGCGACGGCCCGCAAGCCGCGCGCCCTCGTGCTGGCCCCGACCCGCGAGCTCGTCGGCCAGATCGAGGAGGCGCTCAAGCCGCTGGCCGACGCTGCCGGCCTGACCACGATGACCGTCTTCGGCGGCGTCGGGCAGAACCCCCAGGTCCGCAGCCTCCGCTCCGGCGTCGACATCCTGCTGGCCTGCCCCGGCCGGCTCGAGGACCTCATCGGCCAGGGTCACTGCGACCTCGGCGCCGTCGAGGTCACCGTGCTCGACGAGGCCGACCACATGGCCGACCTCGGGTTCCTCCCGGCCGTACGTCGCCTGCTGGACGCCACCCCCTCGCGCGGGCAGCGCCTGCTGTTCTCGGCCACGCTCGACAAGGCCATCGACGTGCTGGTCAAGCGGTTCCTCCACGAGCCGGTCGTCCACCAGGCCGACTCGGCCCAGTCGCCGGTCTCCGCGATGGACCACCACGTGCTGCACCTCAACCGCGAGCACCGCCTCCCGGTGCTGGTCGACCTGGCCAGCGCGCCGGGCCGCACGGTCGTCTTCACCCGCACCAAGCACGGCGCGAAGGCGCTGACCCGCCAGCTGAACAAGTCCGGCGTGCCCACCGTCGAGCTGCACGGCAACCTCAGCCAGAACGCCCGCACGCGCAACATGGAGGCGTTCCACACCGGCAAGGCCAGCACGCTGGTCGCCACCGACATCGCCGCCCGCGGCATCCACGTCGACGACGTGACGCTGGTCGTCCACGCCGACCCGCCGGCCGAGCACAAGGCCTACCTGCACCGCTCGGGCCGCACCGCCCGCGCCGGTGCCGCCGGCACCGTCGTGACGCTGATGACCGACGAGCAGGTCCGCGACGTCCGCGACCTGACCCGCGCGGCCGGCATCAAGCCGACCATCACCCGCATGGCCACGGCGACCGACCCGGTGCTCGTCTCGCTCGCCCCCGGTGAGCGGTCGACCATCCCCGGTGGCCTCGTCGTCGAGGCCCCCGCCCCGACCGCCGGCGCCCGCAGCGGCGGCGGCTCGGCCCGCTCGGGCTCCGGCTCCGGCGCGCCTCGCCGCTCCTCCCGCGGCGGCCGCGGTCGCTCCGGCGGCCCCGGTGGCCAGGGTGGCCAGTCCTCCACCGGCGGCCAGGCGAAGGCGGGCGGCAGCAAGCCGGCCGGCTCCGGCCAGGGTCGCGGGCGTCGTACCGGTGGTGCCTCGTCCGGCGGCGCGGCCGCCGGTGGCAGCCGCCACACCGCCGCGTCGTTCAGCACCGGCCGCCGCTGA
- a CDS encoding CsbD family protein gives MGLGDKISNKAEELGGKGKETAGDATGDDELKAEGKADQTSANLKNAGEKVKDAASDVKDGLTK, from the coding sequence ATGGGACTGGGCGACAAGATCAGCAACAAGGCCGAGGAGCTCGGCGGCAAGGGCAAGGAGACCGCCGGCGACGCGACCGGCGACGACGAGCTCAAGGCCGAGGGCAAGGCCGACCAGACGTCGGCCAACCTCAAGAACGCCGGCGAGAAGGTCAAGGACGCCGCGAGCGACGTCAAGGACGGGCTCACCAAGTAG